The proteins below are encoded in one region of Coffea arabica cultivar ET-39 chromosome 4c, Coffea Arabica ET-39 HiFi, whole genome shotgun sequence:
- the LOC140004790 gene encoding uncharacterized protein has translation MDSIAAGKSEGKQVGRRVYLPSSFIGGLRDMRRRYVDAMALVQKFGKPNLFITMTCNTQWKEIQENLKYGESAQERPDLVSRVFRAKFEMLKAEILKKKLFGEVAACIHVIEFQKRGLPHAHILLILKPDYKLLSPEAYDRIVSAEIPDSNKQKYLYSLVIRHMMHGPCGPLKPDNVCMKDGFCKNHFPKDYCDFTIHSEDSYPHYRRRRNGPTVRVRKQLLDNRWVVQYNPYLLALFDCHMNVEGSTIKLVKYLYKYVYKRHDRVSFHVHSSSGPEDIDENNEFQSGRWVAATEAFWHIYRFSLNEMTHSVYVLQLHLPGQQMDLLTVNGNLAQSYRESAFQMGLLQSDTHVEDTLDDAASFQMPCSLRTLFATLLVYCSPSNPKSLWEKYEGALSSDFKRNKDLSGYGSEEVRRCVLQDINKMLEQIGKNVGDYHLVPDNFHFTSDQRVTKEIQNERNIPFTEEELLLSSKLNIGQRHAYDVIMSEVLSSGSRSFLVDGPGGTRKTFLYRSLVATLRSRGHIAIAIASSGVAASILPGGRTAHSRFKIPLDVSANKICQIGKQNSVARLITLAKLILWDEASMAKKDIVEAFDLLLKEVMDFDKPFGGKVVVFGGDF, from the exons ATGGATAGTATAGCTGCAGGAAAAAGTGAGGGAAAGCAAGTAGGCCGGAGGGTATATCTTCCATCTTCCTTTATTGGCGGTCTAAGAGATATGCGGCGTCGTTATGTAGATGCAATGGCGTTAGTTCAAAAATTTGGCAAACCAAATCTCTTCATTACTATGACATGCAATACCCAATGGAAAGAGAtccaagaaaatttaaaatatggAGAATCAGCACAGGAAAGGCCAGATCTGGTTTCTAGGGTGTTTAGAGCAAAGTTTGAGATGCTCAAGGCTGAAATACTCAAGAAAAAATTATTCGGTGAAGTTGCAGCATGCATTCATGTCATTGAATTCCAAAAAAGAGGCCTTCCTCATGCTCACATACTCTTGATTCTTAAGCCTGACTATAAGCTTTTAAGTCCAGAAGCTTATGACCGAATTGTTTCTGCTGAGATTCCCGATTCAAATAAGCAAAAATATTTATACTCTCTTGTTATCAGACACATGATGCATGGCCCTTGTGGACCATTAAAGCCGGATAATGTTTGCATGAAAGATGGGTTTTGTAAGAACCATTTTCCAAAAGATTACTGTGACTTCACTATCCATTCAGAAGATTCCTATCCACATTATAGACGGCGAAGAAATGGTCCAACTGTGAGAGTGCGCAAGCAATTATTGGATAACCGTTGGGTTGTCCAGTATAATCCTTACCTTCTTGCACTGTTTGACTGCCACATGAATGTTGAGGGCTCAACTATCAAACTGGTCAAGTATTTATACAAATATGTCTACAAGCGCCATGACCGTGTGAGCTTTCATGTTCATTCTAGTTCTGGCCCTGAAGACATTGACGAAAACAATGAGTTCCAGTCCGGAAGATGGGTTGCTGCTACAGAGGCATTTTGGCATATATACAGATTTTCGCTAAATGAAATGACTCATTCTGTTTACGTCCTTCAATTACACCTTCCAGGACAGCAGATG GATCTTTTGACTGTTAATGGCAATCTTGCTCAATCGTATAGAGAGAGTGCCTTTCAGATGGGTCTTCTGCAGTCTGATACTCATGTAGAGGACACTCTCGACGATGCAGCATCGTTTCAGATGCCATGTTCACTGAGGACCTTATTTGCAACTTTGTTGGTTTACTGTTCGCCCAGTAATCCAAAATCATTGTGGGAAAAGTATGAAGGTGCCCTATCCTCtgattttaaaagaaataaagatcTTTCTGGTTATGGTTCGGAAGAGGTGAGAAGGTGTGTTCTGCAAGATATTAATAAGATGTTGGAACAGATAGGGAAAAATGTTGGTGATTACCATCTTGTGCCTGACAACTTCCACTTTACTTCTGATCAACGAGTGACAAAAGAAATTCAGAATGAAAGAAATATTCCATTTACTGAGGAGGAGTTGCTTTTGTCTTCGAAGTTGAACATAGGCCAGAGACATGCCTATGATGTCATTATGTCTGAAGTCCTCTCCTCAGGAAGTAGAAGCTTTTTGGTTGACGGGCCTGGTGGAACAAGAAAGACATTTCTTTATCGTTCCCTTGTTGCAACGCTCAGGTCTCGTGGTCACATAGCAATAGCTATTGCTTCGTCTGGTGTGGCTGCTTCTATTCTTCCAGGAGGCCGGACTGCACACTCGCGCTTTAAGATTCCTTTGGATGTGTCCGCAAACAAAATTTGTCAGATTGGTAAACAAAACTCTGTTGCAAGACTgatcacacttgctaaactaaTTCTCTGGGATGAAGCGTCCATGGCCAAAAAAGATATTGTTGAAGCATTTGACTTGCTGCTAAAGGAAGTCATGGATTTTGATAAACCTTTTGGAGGTAAGGTTGTGGTTTTTGGAGGTGACTTCTGA
- the LOC113739149 gene encoding uncharacterized protein encodes MISRCILTPKKSSLDDINDLLIERFPRQPFVFMSTDRTLNERDQGDYQDFLNPLNPKGLPPIKIAVGQHRGKRVILPRIPLQTSDNEKNGIPFKRTQFPVKLCFAMTINKSQGQTLDRVGIYLCELVLSHGQLYIALSRAKMASAVKVLIMPPTFSPANIVPESKTRNVVYRDILELAAK; translated from the exons ATGATCAGCAGGTGTATCCTTACGCCGAAGAAATCCTCTCTTGATGACATCAATGATTTGCTTATTGAACGATTCCCTAGACAGCCTTTTGTTTTCATGAGTACGGATAGGACGCTCAATGAAAGAGATCAGGGAGATTATCAAGACTTCCTAAACCCTTTGAATCCAAAAGGGTTGCCCCCTATAA AAATTGCAGTAGGCCAACATCGAGGCAAGAGAGTGATTCTGCCTAGGATTCCCCTTCAAACATCTGATAATGAAAAAAATGGCATTCCTTTTAAACGCACACAGTTTCCAGTGAAGCTGTGTTTTGCTATGACCATCAATAAGTCACAGGGTCAGACATTAGATCGGGTTGGTATCTATCTATGTGAACTTGTGCTTTCACACGGACAGTTATACATTGCTTTGTCTCGGGCTAAAATGGCCAGTGCAGTTAAGGTCCTTATAATGCCACCAACATTTTCCCCTGCTAATATTGTGCCTGAATCTAAAACAAGGAATGTTGTCTATCGTGACATCCTTGAATTAGCTGCTAAATGA